A stretch of the Streptococcus oralis genome encodes the following:
- a CDS encoding pullulanase has translation MKKIPSQTEKKMIYGIRSLKNGTGSVLIGASIVFLSAAMPTISANENLPQTQENTSAVTKAPTETETSQTQKKTPISEQNNANASLETKKEAPAVETTAAPEPPKTEDTTTNQPNSKEEKVDTPTSTPSSDQKSQADTSSEEPIADNYFRIHVKKLPEENKDSQGLWTWDDVEKKSENWPNGAKSFKDAKQDDYGYYLDVKLKNEQAKKVSFLINNTKGDNLTGDRSVERLSPKMNEAWLDENYKVHNYRPQPAGTVRVNYYRTDGNYDKKSLWYWGDVKNPSSGEWPDGTDFTATGKYGRYIDIPLNEAAREFGFLLLDESKKGDDVKIRKEDYKFTDLKNHSQIFLKDDDETIYTNPYYVHDIRMTGAQHVAKSRIESSFSTLVGAKKDDILKHSSITDYQGNKVTITDVEVDEAGKKVTYIGDFSDTQHPYTVSYNSDRFTTRSSWRLKDESYSYDGPLGATLKEDGKRVDLTLWSPSADKVSVVVYDKKDPEKVVGTVALEKGEKGTWKQTLDANSGLGISNYTGYYYHYQIERQGKTVLVLDPYAKSLAAWNSDLAKTDAAHKVAKAAFVDPAKLGPQDLTYGKIRNFKSREDAVIYEAHVRDFTSDPAIAKDLTKPFGTFEAFIEKLDYLKDLGVTHIQLLPVLSYYFVNELKNQERLSAYASSNSNYNWGYDPQNYFSLTGMYSSDPKDPEKRIAEFKNLINEIHKRGMGAILDVVYNHTANVDIFEDIEPNYYHFMDADGTPRTSFGGGRLGTTHYMSKRVLVDSIKYLVETYKVDGFRFDMMGDHDAASIEEAYKAARALNPNLIMLGEGWRTYTGDENTPVQPADQDWMKKTDTVAVFSDDIRNNLKSGYPNEGQPAFITGGKRDINTIFKNLIAQPTNFEADNPGDVIQYIAAHDNLTLFDIIAQSIKKDPSKAENYAEIHRRLRLGNLMVLTAQGTPFIHSGQEYGRTKQFLDPAYKTPVPEDKVPNKSHLLRDKDGKPFVYPYFIHDSYDSSDAVNKFDWTKATDGKAYPENVKSRNYMKGLIALRQSTDAFRLKSLQDIKERVHLITVPGQNGVEKEDVTIGYQITAPNGDVYAVFVNADDKAREFTLGTAFAHLRKAEVLADENQAGPVGIAKPQGLEWTEKGLKLNALTAVVLRLSQGGAIVAPAVKEKPEFDLSSSEVEPEQGQAQSLAANPETQETAAEANSQNLLPNTGTESKSLLALAGFSILALLGLGWLIKNKKEN, from the coding sequence ATGAAAAAGATCCCATCTCAAACTGAGAAAAAAATGATTTATGGTATCCGTTCCTTGAAGAACGGAACTGGTTCTGTCCTTATTGGTGCCAGCATTGTCTTCCTTTCTGCTGCAATGCCAACTATTTCAGCTAACGAAAACCTTCCTCAAACTCAGGAAAATACTAGCGCTGTGACCAAGGCCCCTACTGAGACTGAAACGAGTCAAACTCAAAAGAAAACGCCCATTTCTGAACAAAATAATGCAAACGCTTCCCTTGAAACTAAAAAGGAAGCCCCAGCTGTGGAAACTACTGCAGCACCAGAACCCCCAAAAACAGAAGACACTACTACAAACCAGCCTAACAGCAAAGAAGAAAAGGTAGATACTCCGACTTCAACGCCAAGTTCTGATCAAAAATCACAAGCAGACACATCTTCTGAAGAACCCATCGCAGACAACTACTTCCGCATCCATGTAAAGAAACTCCCTGAAGAAAACAAAGATTCTCAAGGCCTTTGGACTTGGGACGATGTTGAAAAGAAGTCTGAAAACTGGCCAAATGGAGCCAAGTCCTTCAAGGATGCCAAGCAAGATGACTACGGCTATTATCTAGATGTCAAACTCAAAAATGAGCAAGCCAAGAAAGTCAGCTTCCTTATCAACAATACCAAGGGGGATAACCTGACAGGGGACCGTTCTGTAGAACGCCTCTCTCCAAAAATGAATGAGGCTTGGCTAGATGAAAACTACAAGGTACACAACTACCGCCCTCAACCAGCAGGAACTGTCCGTGTCAACTATTACCGCACAGATGGCAACTATGACAAAAAATCTCTTTGGTATTGGGGCGATGTCAAAAACCCAAGCAGTGGAGAATGGCCTGACGGTACTGACTTTACCGCAACTGGAAAATATGGACGCTACATTGATATCCCACTCAATGAAGCTGCAAGAGAATTTGGATTTTTATTACTAGACGAAAGCAAGAAAGGCGATGATGTGAAAATCAGAAAAGAGGATTATAAATTCACTGATCTAAAAAATCACAGTCAGATTTTCCTCAAGGATGATGACGAAACCATCTACACCAACCCCTACTATGTGCACGATATCCGCATGACTGGTGCCCAACACGTGGCTAAATCTCGTATCGAAAGCAGTTTTTCTACCCTAGTTGGAGCTAAGAAAGACGACATCCTCAAACACTCCAGCATCACTGATTACCAAGGGAATAAAGTAACTATCACAGACGTGGAAGTGGATGAGGCAGGTAAAAAAGTGACCTATATCGGCGACTTCTCTGACACTCAACACCCTTACACTGTCAGCTACAATTCAGACCGCTTTACCACACGTTCAAGCTGGCGCCTCAAGGATGAATCCTACAGTTACGATGGTCCACTCGGCGCAACTCTAAAAGAAGATGGCAAGCGTGTTGATCTCACCCTCTGGTCTCCAAGTGCTGATAAGGTTTCCGTTGTTGTCTATGACAAGAAAGACCCTGAAAAAGTAGTTGGAACTGTCGCCCTTGAAAAAGGAGAAAAAGGAACCTGGAAACAAACTCTGGATGCAAACTCTGGTCTCGGTATCAGCAACTACACTGGCTACTACTACCACTACCAAATCGAGCGCCAAGGTAAAACTGTCCTCGTTCTTGACCCTTATGCCAAATCATTAGCGGCTTGGAACAGTGACCTAGCAAAAACAGATGCCGCTCATAAGGTCGCTAAAGCTGCCTTTGTCGATCCAGCGAAGTTAGGTCCGCAAGACTTGACCTATGGAAAGATTCGTAACTTCAAATCACGTGAAGATGCCGTTATCTATGAAGCTCATGTACGTGACTTCACTTCGGATCCTGCCATCGCAAAAGACTTGACCAAGCCATTTGGTACCTTTGAAGCCTTTATCGAAAAACTGGACTATCTCAAAGACTTGGGTGTGACCCACATCCAGCTCCTTCCAGTCTTGTCTTACTACTTTGTCAATGAATTGAAAAACCAAGAACGTTTGTCTGCCTACGCTTCAAGCAACAGCAACTACAACTGGGGATATGACCCTCAAAACTACTTCTCCTTGACTGGTATGTACTCAAGCGATCCTAAGGATCCAGAAAAACGTATCGCAGAATTCAAAAATCTCATCAACGAAATCCACAAACGTGGCATGGGGGCTATCCTGGACGTGGTCTACAACCATACTGCAAATGTTGATATTTTTGAAGATATTGAGCCAAACTACTATCACTTTATGGATGCAGACGGAACTCCACGTACTAGCTTCGGAGGCGGCCGTTTGGGAACTACCCACTACATGTCTAAACGTGTCTTGGTAGACTCCATCAAGTATCTGGTTGAAACCTACAAAGTAGATGGTTTCCGCTTTGATATGATGGGTGACCACGATGCGGCTTCAATCGAAGAAGCTTACAAGGCTGCACGCGCCCTCAATCCAAATCTTATCATGCTAGGTGAAGGCTGGAGAACCTATACTGGTGATGAAAATACGCCTGTACAACCTGCTGACCAAGATTGGATGAAGAAAACAGATACTGTCGCTGTCTTTTCAGACGACATCCGCAACAACCTCAAGTCTGGCTATCCAAACGAAGGTCAACCTGCCTTTATCACAGGTGGCAAACGCGATATCAATACCATCTTTAAAAATCTGATTGCCCAACCAACTAACTTTGAGGCTGACAATCCTGGAGATGTTATCCAGTATATCGCAGCCCATGATAACTTGACCCTCTTTGACATCATTGCCCAGTCTATCAAAAAAGATCCAAGCAAGGCTGAGAACTATGCTGAAATCCATCGTCGTTTGCGACTTGGAAACCTCATGGTCTTGACCGCTCAAGGAACTCCCTTTATCCACTCTGGTCAGGAATATGGACGTACCAAACAATTCCTTGATCCAGCCTATAAGACTCCTGTTCCTGAAGATAAGGTTCCAAACAAGTCTCACTTGTTGCGCGACAAGGACGGCAAGCCATTTGTCTATCCTTACTTTATCCATGACTCTTACGACTCTAGTGATGCTGTCAACAAGTTTGATTGGACCAAAGCTACAGATGGCAAAGCTTATCCTGAAAATGTCAAGAGCCGTAACTACATGAAAGGATTGATCGCCCTTCGTCAATCGACAGATGCCTTCCGACTCAAGAGTCTGCAAGACATCAAAGAGCGCGTCCACCTCATTACTGTTCCAGGACAAAATGGCGTTGAAAAAGAAGATGTGACCATCGGCTACCAAATCACTGCTCCAAATGGTGATGTCTACGCTGTCTTTGTCAATGCGGATGATAAGGCTCGCGAATTTACTCTAGGAACTGCATTTGCTCACTTGAGAAAAGCTGAAGTCCTGGCAGATGAAAATCAAGCCGGACCAGTAGGAATCGCTAAACCTCAAGGTCTCGAATGGACTGAAAAAGGCTTAAAATTGAACGCTCTCACTGCTGTCGTTCTCCGCTTATCTCAAGGTGGTGCCATTGTCGCTCCAGCTGTGAAAGAAAAACCAGAATTTGATCTTTCTAGCTCGGAAGTTGAACCAGAACAAGGCCAAGCTCAAAGCCTAGCAGCCAATCCTGAAACTCAAGAAACCGCTGCAGAGGCTAACTCTCAGAACCTCCTTCCAAACACAGGAACTGAGAGCAAATCACTTCTTGCCCTTGCTGGATTCAGTATCCTTGCCCTTCTCGGACTTGGATGGTTGATAAAAAACAAGAAAGAGAACTGA
- a CDS encoding amino acid ABC transporter ATP-binding protein, producing MLQVEHIAKTFGERQVLEDVNLQVNQGDVVVILGPSGSGKTTFLRCLNHLEKADSGRLTLAGKTYDLAKLSKKDILEIRQKTAFVFQHYNLFANKTALENILEGLIVARKVPKEEALKRAESALEKVGLLAYKDYYPSQLSGGQQQRIGIARAIAVKPEVILLDEPTSALDPELVGDVLDVLKQLAGEGVTMVVVTHEMGFARDVANHVIFMDGGRIVEENNPHDFFSRPQEERTKQFLARILSDASYSVEYMI from the coding sequence ATGTTACAAGTAGAACATATCGCAAAAACATTTGGAGAGAGGCAGGTCTTGGAGGATGTCAATCTCCAGGTCAACCAAGGGGATGTCGTCGTTATTTTAGGACCATCAGGTTCGGGGAAAACGACCTTTCTCCGTTGTCTCAACCACTTAGAAAAAGCTGACAGTGGCCGTTTGACCTTGGCAGGAAAGACCTATGACTTGGCCAAATTAAGCAAGAAAGACATTCTAGAAATTCGCCAAAAAACAGCCTTTGTTTTCCAACACTACAATCTCTTTGCAAACAAAACTGCTCTGGAAAATATTCTAGAAGGCCTAATCGTAGCTCGTAAAGTTCCCAAGGAAGAAGCGCTCAAACGTGCAGAATCTGCCTTAGAAAAAGTTGGTTTACTGGCCTATAAGGACTACTACCCTTCACAACTATCTGGAGGGCAACAACAACGAATAGGAATTGCGCGTGCCATTGCCGTTAAGCCCGAGGTCATTTTGCTAGATGAACCAACATCGGCACTAGACCCTGAGTTGGTTGGAGATGTTTTGGATGTTCTGAAACAGTTGGCGGGAGAAGGTGTGACCATGGTAGTCGTCACGCATGAGATGGGATTTGCTAGGGATGTCGCCAACCACGTTATTTTCATGGATGGAGGCCGTATCGTAGAGGAGAACAATCCCCACGATTTCTTTAGTCGTCCACAAGAAGAACGAACCAAGCAGTTCCTGGCTCGTATCTTATCAGATGCTAGCTATAGTGTAGAATATATGATTTGA
- a CDS encoding amino acid ABC transporter permease, protein MDIDYIVKTFLETLKGVPITLIIMIVAMVLSFLPALFLALGQIYKVRGVRSFSLVYLAFIRATPPILLILFFYSLFPSLLNQFLKSIGSDFDIFKLDPLYYAFIIYSLMTVGSLSEILRSAILTVDKGQLEAAHAIGLTTTQAYLRIVFPQALRSALPNLANLVINIVKGTSLVFVMTIKDITAIARVEASYGYQYFESYFVIFLQYILICGLIQWGFSLLEKGYVKKEKSAKASSARFV, encoded by the coding sequence ATGGATATAGACTATATTGTAAAGACCTTTCTGGAGACCTTGAAGGGTGTGCCAATCACCTTGATTATCATGATTGTGGCTATGGTCTTAAGCTTTTTACCGGCTCTATTTTTAGCCTTGGGGCAGATTTACAAGGTTCGAGGTGTGAGGAGTTTTTCTCTGGTCTATCTGGCATTTATCCGAGCGACTCCTCCGATTTTATTGATTCTCTTCTTTTATAGTTTGTTTCCAAGTTTGCTGAATCAATTTCTCAAAAGCATAGGAAGTGACTTTGATATTTTTAAGCTTGATCCTCTCTACTATGCTTTTATCATTTATAGTTTGATGACAGTCGGGAGTTTGTCGGAGATTTTGCGTTCAGCTATCTTGACGGTGGACAAGGGACAACTAGAGGCGGCGCATGCGATTGGGCTGACTACGACCCAGGCCTATCTAAGGATTGTTTTTCCTCAAGCCTTGCGCTCAGCCTTGCCTAACTTGGCCAATCTGGTGATCAATATCGTCAAAGGGACCTCCCTGGTCTTTGTCATGACCATCAAGGACATCACCGCTATTGCTCGTGTAGAAGCATCCTACGGCTACCAGTATTTCGAGTCTTATTTTGTGATCTTTTTGCAGTATATTTTGATCTGTGGTTTGATTCAGTGGGGCTTCTCCCTACTGGAGAAAGGCTATGTGAAAAAAGAAAAGAGTGCAAAAGCATCTAGCGCGCGTTTTGTATAG
- a CDS encoding amino acid ABC transporter permease, with protein sequence MVSYDFSKVFQFFPTLWQALPMTLSILFFTTLLGSIFGGLLAWAQVGEDKSFAAISKGYIFTLRCTPPIVLLFLVFYGLPEFLKWWLGLDINNWSKTIFVLLTMILLFAAIVAEVFKAAFQAIPKGQTEAGLSIGLTPSQTFWRIIFPQAFQVALPNITTAILNLMRDAALAYTIGFVDVMGAGNLLISRNLGNYSLETYTAVALLYWGIALVISSLSRLLEKSLETKGR encoded by the coding sequence ATGGTTTCTTATGATTTTTCCAAGGTCTTTCAGTTTTTTCCGACCTTATGGCAGGCACTTCCTATGACCTTGTCCATTCTCTTTTTTACCACTCTTCTTGGTTCAATTTTTGGAGGTCTCTTGGCCTGGGCGCAAGTAGGAGAAGACAAGAGTTTTGCAGCGATTTCCAAAGGCTATATCTTTACCCTTCGTTGTACACCACCGATTGTCTTGCTTTTTCTAGTTTTTTATGGCTTGCCAGAATTTCTGAAATGGTGGCTTGGTTTGGATATCAACAATTGGTCTAAAACTATTTTTGTTCTCTTGACGATGATTCTCTTGTTTGCGGCTATTGTTGCCGAGGTTTTCAAGGCGGCCTTTCAAGCTATTCCAAAGGGGCAGACAGAGGCCGGGCTTAGTATTGGTTTGACTCCAAGTCAGACTTTTTGGAGAATCATTTTTCCCCAAGCTTTTCAAGTTGCTCTTCCCAATATAACGACCGCTATACTAAATCTCATGCGGGATGCTGCCTTGGCCTATACGATTGGTTTCGTTGATGTTATGGGGGCGGGGAATCTCTTGATTAGTCGCAATTTAGGGAACTACTCTCTGGAAACCTATACGGCAGTTGCGCTTCTTTACTGGGGGATTGCCCTGGTTATTTCTAGCTTGAGTCGTTTGCTTGAGAAGTCTTTGGAAACAAAAGGGAGGTAA
- a CDS encoding transporter substrate-binding domain-containing protein produces the protein MSKKAWIIGGVAVVAVIGATIIGRSLAGAPTKDGETASSAEVITLKVAHTQNYVPYDFVNEKGESDGYEVAVLKAVDEKLANYQFEYTGTSDDDLLIGLESGKYDIGTKGAWYTDERAKKFVIPSEPVGASIIGFTVRKEDEQKYKTIDDFAKNKGKLVPISPQNAQWNVITSYNEKHQDAPIELTAAESFKVADAYAWVLEGRYDAFFDIKLSFEKAVTAEDGPYHQYADKLSWFPYKGIPTYPLIHRDEKGEKFAKEYEKAIKELKEDGTLAKLSQQYFKEDVFSYVDKD, from the coding sequence ATGAGTAAAAAAGCATGGATTATCGGTGGTGTAGCAGTGGTTGCAGTAATTGGGGCAACGATTATCGGGAGAAGTTTAGCTGGTGCTCCAACCAAGGATGGAGAAACGGCTTCGTCTGCTGAAGTCATAACCTTGAAGGTTGCCCATACACAAAACTATGTGCCTTATGACTTTGTCAATGAAAAAGGGGAATCAGATGGTTATGAGGTAGCTGTTTTGAAGGCTGTTGATGAGAAGTTGGCAAACTATCAATTTGAATATACGGGCACCAGTGATGACGACCTCTTGATTGGTCTGGAATCAGGCAAGTATGACATCGGAACCAAGGGAGCTTGGTACACAGATGAACGAGCTAAAAAGTTTGTCATTCCATCTGAACCAGTCGGAGCGAGCATCATCGGATTTACTGTCAGAAAAGAAGATGAACAGAAATACAAAACCATTGATGACTTTGCTAAGAATAAAGGGAAATTGGTTCCCATCTCTCCACAGAATGCTCAATGGAATGTTATCACCAGCTACAATGAAAAACATCAGGATGCACCGATTGAGCTAACAGCAGCTGAATCCTTTAAAGTAGCAGATGCCTATGCCTGGGTCTTAGAAGGACGTTATGACGCCTTCTTTGATATCAAACTGTCCTTTGAAAAAGCAGTTACCGCAGAAGATGGCCCTTACCACCAATATGCGGATAAACTCAGTTGGTTCCCATACAAGGGCATTCCAACTTATCCCTTGATTCACCGTGATGAAAAGGGTGAGAAATTTGCTAAAGAATACGAAAAAGCAATTAAAGAGTTGAAAGAAGATGGCACGCTTGCTAAGCTATCTCAGCAATACTTTAAAGAAGATGTCTTTAGTTACGTAGACAAAGACTAG
- a CDS encoding uroporphyrinogen decarboxylase family protein, with protein MSEKKEWVLKAFRGEKVDRVPVGFWHHFTSEDEWLHGFSNPAIIEKNIEGHKRFIREVQPDFIKLMSDGYFAYPNPAIAKGKSLQELASIQALGSDHAWIKEQVDLVKKIKQEFTEDIVAIYNIFAPVTYLKWLLGAVSGGDDLIADFLAEDPKALKKVLDVIAEDIASLSRAVIEEAGADGIYLSVQSIQDQRVSAADYQAVIAPSEITVLEAASAVGGVTVLHICGYEGARNDIHLFADYPAQVFNWAVGPEGITLKEGREIFKGRTVLGGFENGKTGLLYTGSKDAIQAEAKKLVAEAGEQSLVLGADCTIPSDIAVERIQWVREALEN; from the coding sequence ATGTCAGAAAAAAAAGAATGGGTTTTAAAAGCATTTAGAGGTGAAAAGGTTGATCGTGTGCCAGTTGGCTTTTGGCACCATTTCACATCCGAAGACGAATGGCTACACGGTTTCTCAAATCCAGCCATTATCGAGAAGAATATCGAGGGCCACAAGCGCTTTATCCGAGAAGTTCAGCCAGACTTTATCAAACTCATGAGTGATGGCTACTTTGCTTATCCAAATCCAGCGATTGCCAAAGGGAAATCACTTCAAGAGTTGGCGAGCATTCAAGCACTTGGATCAGACCACGCTTGGATAAAAGAGCAGGTGGACTTGGTTAAGAAAATCAAGCAAGAGTTCACAGAAGATATCGTTGCGATTTACAATATTTTTGCTCCTGTGACCTACCTCAAGTGGCTGCTTGGGGCAGTGTCTGGTGGCGATGACCTCATTGCAGACTTTCTGGCGGAAGATCCTAAAGCCCTTAAAAAGGTGCTGGATGTGATTGCAGAGGATATTGCGAGTCTCAGCCGAGCTGTTATCGAAGAGGCTGGTGCTGATGGAATCTACCTCAGCGTGCAGAGTATCCAAGATCAACGAGTGTCGGCAGCAGATTATCAAGCCGTCATTGCACCTAGCGAGATAACTGTTCTGGAAGCAGCTAGTGCTGTTGGTGGCGTCACAGTTCTTCATATCTGTGGATACGAGGGAGCGCGAAATGATATTCACCTTTTTGCAGACTATCCAGCCCAAGTCTTTAACTGGGCTGTAGGACCAGAAGGAATCACTCTCAAGGAAGGTCGTGAGATTTTTAAGGGACGTACGGTTCTTGGAGGATTCGAAAATGGCAAGACAGGCTTGCTGTATACTGGTAGCAAGGATGCCATTCAGGCTGAGGCAAAGAAACTAGTTGCAGAAGCTGGGGAACAGAGCTTGGTACTTGGGGCAGATTGTACCATTCCAAGTGATATCGCAGTTGAACGTATCCAGTGGGTGAGAGAAGCGCTTGAAAACTAA
- a CDS encoding uroporphyrinogen decarboxylase family protein, giving the protein MASKRDLVFRAIRGDEVERVPVGFWFHFVTLEEKGQGLNNPRIFQKSVDGHRNYVERIRPDFVKIMSDGFFLYPSNVYSPKVTSIQELSSIESISEEHPWIQQQVEVVQAIRETFTEEIASFYNIFSPISYLKRWFRTETSRGDREVADLLLENPEQFRAILDVIAGDIAILTQKIIQEGGVDGIYLSTQEIQDERITPALYQTYIEPSNIAILEAANQVGGTNILHICGFEGASNDVTIFKDYPAQVVNWATHHEDVSLTQGQELFPGKAVLGGFENGKKSLLYQGSKAELQNETRRLLAEAGSKGVLLGADCTVPDDFDLERLDWIRQAAVL; this is encoded by the coding sequence ATGGCAAGTAAAAGAGATCTAGTCTTTAGAGCGATTCGAGGCGATGAAGTGGAAAGAGTTCCTGTGGGATTTTGGTTTCATTTTGTAACACTCGAAGAAAAGGGGCAGGGATTAAATAATCCACGTATCTTTCAAAAAAGTGTTGATGGGCATCGCAACTATGTGGAAAGGATTCGCCCTGATTTTGTCAAAATTATGAGCGACGGTTTTTTCCTTTATCCAAGTAATGTCTATAGTCCTAAGGTTACAAGCATTCAGGAGCTGTCTTCTATTGAGTCGATTAGTGAGGAACACCCATGGATTCAGCAACAGGTGGAAGTGGTACAAGCGATTCGAGAGACCTTTACAGAAGAGATTGCTTCTTTCTACAATATCTTTTCCCCTATCTCCTACCTCAAGCGCTGGTTCCGTACAGAAACTTCACGAGGAGATAGGGAAGTGGCTGATCTATTGCTTGAAAATCCTGAGCAATTTAGAGCGATTCTAGATGTGATTGCAGGAGATATTGCTATCCTAACTCAGAAAATCATCCAGGAAGGTGGAGTTGACGGGATTTACCTCAGCACCCAGGAAATTCAAGATGAGCGCATCACACCAGCACTCTACCAAACCTATATCGAACCGAGCAATATAGCGATTTTAGAGGCTGCCAATCAGGTGGGTGGGACCAATATCCTCCATATCTGTGGTTTTGAAGGTGCGAGCAACGATGTGACGATATTTAAGGACTATCCAGCTCAAGTGGTCAACTGGGCAACCCACCATGAGGATGTTAGTTTGACACAGGGGCAAGAGTTGTTTCCAGGCAAGGCTGTTTTAGGTGGATTTGAAAATGGCAAGAAAAGCTTGCTGTATCAAGGTTCCAAGGCGGAATTGCAAAATGAAACAAGACGGTTGCTGGCTGAAGCTGGTAGTAAAGGAGTTCTTCTGGGAGCTGACTGTACTGTTCCAGATGACTTTGACTTAGAGAGGTTGGACTGGATTCGGCAGGCAGCTGTTCTCTAA
- a CDS encoding 5'-nucleotidase, lipoprotein e(P4) family, translated as MKISKVTITIASTLASVILLTGCGTNSANSQTTQSSTSDNQVTMTYDQLRSRENTMSTLWYQKAAETKALYLQGYNVATDRLKELLKTQTDKPYSIVLDLDETVLDNSPYQAQNVKDGTAFTPENWDVWVKKAAAKAVPGAKDFLQFADQNGVQIYYVSDRTIDQVDDTIKNLENEGIPVQSRDHLMFLEKGVKSKEGRRQAVQEKTNLVMLLGDNLVDFAEFSKTSETERNQKLEELQKEFGEKFIIFPNPMYGSWESTVYNGNKLDAKGQTEERQKNLQGFDK; from the coding sequence ATGAAAATATCCAAAGTTACCATTACAATTGCTTCTACACTTGCTTCCGTCATTTTACTGACTGGCTGTGGCACAAATTCGGCAAATTCACAGACAACACAAAGTAGTACATCTGATAATCAGGTTACAATGACCTATGATCAGTTGCGTTCAAGAGAGAACACTATGTCAACTCTTTGGTATCAAAAAGCAGCTGAGACCAAGGCACTCTATCTACAAGGTTACAATGTCGCTACTGATCGTTTGAAAGAACTACTAAAAACACAGACAGATAAACCCTACTCTATCGTTTTGGACTTAGACGAAACCGTATTAGACAACAGTCCTTATCAAGCTCAAAATGTCAAAGACGGAACAGCATTTACCCCAGAAAACTGGGATGTCTGGGTAAAAAAAGCCGCAGCCAAGGCTGTACCAGGTGCTAAAGACTTTCTCCAATTTGCAGACCAAAACGGTGTCCAAATTTACTATGTATCTGACCGCACGATAGATCAGGTAGATGATACGATCAAAAACCTAGAAAATGAAGGAATTCCTGTACAAAGCCGCGATCATCTCATGTTCTTAGAAAAAGGCGTCAAATCTAAAGAAGGTCGTAGACAAGCAGTCCAAGAAAAAACCAACTTAGTCATGCTACTAGGAGACAATCTTGTGGACTTTGCAGAGTTTTCAAAGACCTCTGAAACTGAGCGCAACCAAAAATTAGAGGAATTACAAAAAGAGTTTGGTGAGAAATTCATCATTTTCCCTAACCCAATGTACGGATCATGGGAAAGCACTGTTTACAATGGTAATAAATTGGATGCCAAGGGTCAAACTGAAGAGCGCCAAAAAAACTTACAAGGTTTTGATAAATAA
- a CDS encoding LLM class flavin-dependent oxidoreductase, with protein MVELGISTFGETTALEATGQIYSHDERIRQLVAEIELADKVGLDVYGIGEHHREDFAVSAPEIVLAAGAVNTKKIRLTSAVSILSSMDPIRLFQQYATIDALSNGRAEIMAGRGSFTESFPLFGYDLKDYEALFDEKLDLLQLANESTKVNWQGQLTQSIAGKEVYPRPVQDKLPLWVATGGHVESTVKIAQAGLPIVYAIIGGNPRYFKKLIQAYRKIGRDAGHADKDLKVGAHSWGWIAEDGEQAVKDYFHPTKQVVDAISKDRPHWQELTYEQYLEQVGPNGAMFVGNPDQVAEKLIRMIEDLDLDRFMLHLPLGSMPHDQVLRAIELFGTQVAPKVRAYFAMKERI; from the coding sequence ATGGTAGAATTAGGAATTTCAACATTTGGTGAAACAACAGCTCTAGAAGCGACTGGGCAGATTTACAGTCATGATGAACGCATTCGTCAGTTGGTGGCAGAAATTGAGCTGGCTGATAAGGTTGGTTTGGATGTGTACGGGATTGGGGAGCATCATCGGGAGGACTTTGCGGTATCGGCGCCAGAGATTGTTCTTGCAGCTGGGGCAGTCAATACCAAGAAGATTCGTTTGACCAGTGCGGTCAGCATTCTCTCGAGTATGGATCCGATTCGCTTGTTCCAACAATATGCCACTATTGATGCCTTGTCAAATGGCCGTGCAGAGATTATGGCTGGGCGTGGATCATTTACCGAGTCTTTCCCACTGTTTGGCTATGACTTGAAAGACTACGAAGCTCTCTTTGATGAAAAGTTAGATCTGCTTCAGTTGGCAAATGAAAGCACCAAAGTGAATTGGCAGGGGCAATTGACCCAAAGCATTGCTGGAAAAGAAGTTTATCCTCGTCCAGTTCAGGACAAATTGCCATTGTGGGTGGCGACAGGTGGTCATGTCGAATCAACAGTGAAGATTGCTCAGGCGGGGTTGCCGATTGTCTATGCTATTATCGGTGGCAATCCGCGTTATTTTAAAAAGCTGATTCAAGCTTATCGTAAGATTGGAAGGGATGCCGGTCATGCGGATAAAGACCTGAAAGTGGGTGCTCATTCTTGGGGCTGGATTGCTGAGGATGGCGAACAGGCTGTAAAAGATTATTTCCATCCGACTAAGCAAGTGGTAGATGCGATTTCCAAGGACCGTCCACACTGGCAGGAGTTGACCTATGAGCAATATTTGGAGCAAGTTGGTCCAAATGGTGCCATGTTTGTGGGAAATCCAGATCAGGTAGCAGAAAAATTGATTCGCATGATTGAGGATTTAGACTTGGACCGTTTCATGCTCCATCTACCGCTTGGTTCTATGCCACATGATCAAGTTTTGAGAGCTATTGAACTCTTCGGCACACAAGTGGCCCCCAAAGTACGAGCTTACTTTGCCATGAAAGAGAGGATATAA